Within the Planctomycetota bacterium genome, the region ATCTGCTCGGCGCGATCGGCCTCCGGCATCGCCAGGAGCTTGCGGTGGTCGAACGTCGTGCCCCCGCGCCAGCCCGTCAGGTCCTTGCCGTTGAACAGCGCCGTGAACCCGGGCGGCGGGTCGTCGGCGCGGAGGGATGCGGCGGTGAGCGCGGCGAACAGCAGGGCGGCGATGCAGGGACGACGCATGAACGGGCCTTTCGTGGCGGAATCGCTCGACGGGTGTGGTGGCAGATGACCCGGCCGCCGCTCGACGGCGCGAGATGCCCCGCGCGCTTCGGCCGAGGTCGCCGGAGTGCCGCGGCGGGATTGTGCCACAGCCGTCCCGTCCGCTCAAAGCCCGCCGGCTGCCCGCTGCTCTGCCGCCGAGCGGAGCCGGCCGGTTTCGGCATTCCCCCCGGGACACCGACCGGGGGTAAACTCTCGGGAGAGGTTCGCTGACCGACCGAGGCCCCGATGCTCCGCTCTCGAGCACGCTCGTGCCGTGCCTCGCTGGCCGCATGGCTGCCGCGCGCGCTGGTGGCGCTTGCGACCTGGCCGTCGGCCATCGCCGAGGATCCGGTGCCTGTCTTCGAAGCGGACATTCGGCCGATCCTCCGCGCCCACTGCCTCGACTGCCACGGCGCCGAAGAGGAGCTCAACGGCGGCCTCGACCTGCGGCAGGTGCGGTTCATGGCGAAGGGGGGCGACTCCGGGCCGGCGCTGGTGGCCGGCGATCCCGGCGCGAGCCTGCTCCTTGCCCGCGTCCGGGCCGGCGAGATGCCCCCGGGCAACGCGAAGATGACACCGGCCGAGGTGGCGACGCTCGAGCGCTGGGTCGCCTCGGGGGCGCGGACCGCCCGCGCCGAACCGGAAACGCTGCCCCCGGGGCTGGGGATCACACCCGAGGAGCGGGCCTGGTGGGCGTTTCAACCGCTGGCCCGGCCCGCCGCGCCGGAGGTGCGGCAGCCGGACCTCGTGACGACGCCGATCGACGCGTTCGTGCTCGCGCGACTGGAGCGCGACGGGCTGTCGTTCGGCCCGCCTGCCGACCGGGCCGCGCTGATCTGCCGGGCGACGTTCGACCTCACCGGCCTGCCCCCGTCGGCCGAGGAGGTCGAGGCGTTCGTCGCCGACCCCGATCCCGGCGCCTACGAAAAACTCCTCGACCGGCTCCTCGCTTCGCCGCACTACGGCGAGCGCCAGGCACGCCACTGGCTCGATGCCGCCGGCTACGCCGATTCGTCGGGGGCCAACCAGGACGACACCAAGCGCCCCTATGCGTGGAAGTATCGCGACTGGGTGATCCGCGCCTTCGCCGCCGACATGCCGCTCGACCGGTTCCTCGTCGAGCAACTCGCCGGCGACGAGCTCGTGCCGCCCCCCCATGCCAATCTCGACGCCGCGGCGATCGACCGGCTGACGGCGACCGGCTTCCTGCGGATGGCGGCCGACGGCACGGCCGGCGCCGCCGATCCCGAGGCGGCGCGGCAGGCCGTCGCCGCCGACACGCTGACGATCGTGTCGACGGCGCTGCTCGGCCTGTCGGTGAACTGCGCCCAGTGCCACGACCACCGCTACGACCCGATCCCGCAGGCCGACTACTACGCCCTCCGCGCGATCCTCGCACCGGCCCTCGACCCCGCCGCCTGGAAGACGCCCTCGGAGCGGCTGGTGTCGCTGTTCACCGACGCCGACCGGGCGCGCTGTGCCGAGATCGAGGCCGAGGCGGTGGCGGCACAGAAGACGGTCGACGACACGCAGGCCGAGGCGATCGCCAGGGCCCTCGAGAAAGAGCTCGAAAAGCACCCCGAGGAGCTGCGCGAGCGGCTCCGGACCGCGGCGAAGACGCCGGCCGGCACCCGCACCCCCGAGCAGGTGCAGCTCCTCAAGGAGCGGCCGAGCGTCGACATCACGCCGGGGGTTCTCTACCAATACGATCAGCCCGCGGCCGACGAGCTCAAGAAACTCGCCGACGGGGTGGCCGCGATCCGGGCGAAGAAGCCCGTCGAAGACTTCCTCCACGTGCTCACCGAGCCCCCGGGGCATCTCCCGGTGACGCGCGTGCTCCACCGCGGCGACCACCGGCAGCCGAAGGGGGAGGTGGGGCCGGCCGATCTCCAGGTGACTGGGCCGGAGGGGGAGACGGCGATCGCCGCCGACGACACGGCACTGCCCACCAGCGGCCGGCGCCTCGCCTGGGCACGGCGCCTCACGAGCGGGCGCCACCCGCTCCTCGGCCGGGTCCTCGCCAACCGGTTGTGGATGCAGCACTTCGGGCGCGGGATCGTCGCCACGCCGGCCGATTTCGGTCGCCTCGGCGAGAAGCCGACGCACCCCGAGCTGCTCGATTGGCTCGCGGTGGAGCTCGCCGATTCCGGCTGGAGCGTGAAGCAGTTTCACCGCCTCGTGATGCGGTCGACGGCCTACCGCCAGGCAGCGACGCGCCGCGCCGAGCTCGACGCCGTCGACGCCGACAACCGGCTTCTCGGCCGAATGCCGGTGCGGCGCCTCGACGCCGAGGGGGTGCGCGACCGGATGCTGGCCGCGTCGGGCGCGCTCGACCCGACGCCGTTCGGCGCGCCGGTGCCGGTCAGCGCCGACGACACCGGCGAGTTCGTCGCCGACCCCGCCAAGCCGCGCCGCAGCATCTACGTCGAGCAGCGCCGCAGCATGCCGGTGGCGTTCCTCAGCGCGTTCGACGCGCCGGTGATGGAGACCAACTGCCTGCGGCGGCCGTCGTCGACCGTCGCCGGGCAGGCGCTGGTCCTGATGAACGGTCCGTTCGCGCTCGAGCAGGCGCGGCTGCTGGCCGACAAGGCGCTCGCCGCGGCGCCAGTGCCGGCCGAGGCCGACGCGCTCGGCCCCGGCAGCGTCGCGGCCCTGCTCGAGCCGGCGGTGGTGGAGGCGTGGCGACGGGCGCTGTCGCGTTCCCCCGACGCCGCCGAGCGGCGCGAGGCGCTGGCGTTCCTCGCTGACCAATTGGCGATCCTCCGTCCCGCCGACCCCGTGCCCGGCCGCGAGCCGGCGGCGCCCGCGGCGGCGCGGGCCGAGGCGCTGGCGAATCTCTGCCAGCAGCTCCTTTCCTGCAACGAGTTCCTGTATGTCGACTGACCGGCCAGCCGCCGATGACGACGCCTTGCCGGCCGCGGCGCGCTCGCGCCGCGCGTTCCTCGCCCAGGCCGGCATGGGGCTCGGGGCGGTGGCGCTGGCGGAAATGCTCGCGCGTGAGGGGCTGCTCGCCGCCCCGGCCAAGCCGCCGCTGGGGCCGGTGTCGTTCGACCTCCGCCCCAAGGCCCCGCCTGCGGCGCCGCGGGCGCGGGCGATGATCTCGCTGTTCATGCACGGCGGGCCGGCGCACATGGACCTCACCGATCCCAAGCCGGAGCTGTCGCGCCTCGACGGCGTCGACTACTCGGGCGAGGTCGTCTACAGCTTCGTCAACCGGGCGAGCAAGAAGCTGTTCGGCAGCCCGTGGAAGTTCACGAAGTGCGGTGGGGCGGGGATCGAGATCAGCGAATTGCTGCCCGGACTCCAGGGAATCGCCGACCGGATCTGCCTGGTGCGCTCGATGCACACCGGCCACAACGGCCACGAAGTCTCGATCCGCTATTTCCACGGCGGCATCCCGGCCGTCCTCGGCCGGCCCCACGTGGGGAGCTGGCTGACCTACGCGCTGGGGAGCGAGTCGCAGGACCTGCCCGCCTACATGGTGCTCGTCGATCCCGACGGGCACCCGGTCGACGGCGTCAGCAACTGGTCGAGCGGGTTCATGCCGCCGCTGTTCCAGGGAACGGTCCTCCGCGCCAAGGAGCCGCGGATCCCCGATCTCGTCCCGCCACCGCGTCTCGCCGGCCGGATGCAGGCCCGCAACCTGGCGCTGCTCTCGACCCTCAACCGCCGCCATCTCGCCACCCACCCGGGCGAGTCCGATCTCGAGGCGCGGATCGCGAGCTACGAATTGGCGGCGCGAATGCAACTCGCGGCGACCGACGCGCTCGACATTTCCCGGGAGACTTCCGCCACCCACCGTCTCTACGGCCTCGACGACCCGGCGACGCGCGAATACGGCACGCGCTGCCTGATCGCGCGGCGCCTCGTCGAGCGCGGCGTGCGTTTTGTGCAGTTGTTCCTCGGCGGCCAGCCGTGGGACACCCACACCGGCATCCGCACCGCGCTGCCGGCGATCTGCAAGCGCACCGACCGGCCGGCGGCGGCGCTGGTGACCGACCTCGCCCAGCGCGGCCTGCTCGACACCACGCTCGTCCACTGGGGGGGCGAGATCGGCCGGCTCCCGGTCACCGAGGGGAGCGGCGACCAGTGCGGCCGCGACCACAACGGCCAGGGATTCAGCATCTGGATGGCAGGCGGCGGCATCCGCCCGGGGATGACGTACGGCGCGACCGACGAGGTCGGCCACCGCGCCGTCGAGAACGTCGTCACCCCCAACGACTGGCAGGCGACGGTGCTCTCCCTGTTCGGGCTCGACCACGACGCGCTCGTCTACCGCCACAACGGCGTCGAGCAGCGGATCACCGCCGGGCGCACCGCCCGCGTCGTCACCGAAGTCCTCGCCTGATCCCCGTGGCGCTCCCAGCCATGACCGACCGCGTGACGCCGCT harbors:
- a CDS encoding DUF1080 domain-containing protein gives rise to the protein MRRPCIAALLFAALTAASLRADDPPPGFTALFNGKDLTGWRGGTTFDHRKLLAMPEADRAEQ
- a CDS encoding DUF1501 domain-containing protein; this encodes MGLGAVALAEMLAREGLLAAPAKPPLGPVSFDLRPKAPPAAPRARAMISLFMHGGPAHMDLTDPKPELSRLDGVDYSGEVVYSFVNRASKKLFGSPWKFTKCGGAGIEISELLPGLQGIADRICLVRSMHTGHNGHEVSIRYFHGGIPAVLGRPHVGSWLTYALGSESQDLPAYMVLVDPDGHPVDGVSNWSSGFMPPLFQGTVLRAKEPRIPDLVPPPRLAGRMQARNLALLSTLNRRHLATHPGESDLEARIASYELAARMQLAATDALDISRETSATHRLYGLDDPATREYGTRCLIARRLVERGVRFVQLFLGGQPWDTHTGIRTALPAICKRTDRPAAALVTDLAQRGLLDTTLVHWGGEIGRLPVTEGSGDQCGRDHNGQGFSIWMAGGGIRPGMTYGATDEVGHRAVENVVTPNDWQATVLSLFGLDHDALVYRHNGVEQRITAGRTARVVTEVLA
- a CDS encoding DUF1549 domain-containing protein, which produces MLRSRARSCRASLAAWLPRALVALATWPSAIAEDPVPVFEADIRPILRAHCLDCHGAEEELNGGLDLRQVRFMAKGGDSGPALVAGDPGASLLLARVRAGEMPPGNAKMTPAEVATLERWVASGARTARAEPETLPPGLGITPEERAWWAFQPLARPAAPEVRQPDLVTTPIDAFVLARLERDGLSFGPPADRAALICRATFDLTGLPPSAEEVEAFVADPDPGAYEKLLDRLLASPHYGERQARHWLDAAGYADSSGANQDDTKRPYAWKYRDWVIRAFAADMPLDRFLVEQLAGDELVPPPHANLDAAAIDRLTATGFLRMAADGTAGAADPEAARQAVAADTLTIVSTALLGLSVNCAQCHDHRYDPIPQADYYALRAILAPALDPAAWKTPSERLVSLFTDADRARCAEIEAEAVAAQKTVDDTQAEAIARALEKELEKHPEELRERLRTAAKTPAGTRTPEQVQLLKERPSVDITPGVLYQYDQPAADELKKLADGVAAIRAKKPVEDFLHVLTEPPGHLPVTRVLHRGDHRQPKGEVGPADLQVTGPEGETAIAADDTALPTSGRRLAWARRLTSGRHPLLGRVLANRLWMQHFGRGIVATPADFGRLGEKPTHPELLDWLAVELADSGWSVKQFHRLVMRSTAYRQAATRRAELDAVDADNRLLGRMPVRRLDAEGVRDRMLAASGALDPTPFGAPVPVSADDTGEFVADPAKPRRSIYVEQRRSMPVAFLSAFDAPVMETNCLRRPSSTVAGQALVLMNGPFALEQARLLADKALAAAPVPAEADALGPGSVAALLEPAVVEAWRRALSRSPDAAERREALAFLADQLAILRPADPVPGREPAAPAAARAEALANLCQQLLSCNEFLYVD